In one window of Ovis aries strain OAR_USU_Benz2616 breed Rambouillet chromosome 5, ARS-UI_Ramb_v3.0, whole genome shotgun sequence DNA:
- the EGR1 gene encoding early growth response protein 1, whose translation MAAAKAEMQLMSPLQISDPFGSFPHSPTMDNYPKLEEMMLLSNGAPQFLGAAGASEGSSGSSSSSSSGGGGGGGGGSSSSNSNSSSAFNPQGEASEQPYEHLTAESFPDISLNNEKVLVETSYPSQTTRLPPITYTGRFSLEPAPNSGNTLWPEPLFSLVSGLVSMTNPPATSSSASSPAASSSASQSPPLSCAVQSNDSSPIYSAAPTFPTPNTDIFPEPQGQAFPGSAGPALQYPPPAYPGAKGGFQVPMIPDYLFPQQQGDLGLGTPDQKPFQGVESRTQQPSLTPLSTIKAFATQSGSQDLKALNSTYQSQLIKPSRMRKYPNRPSKTPPHERPYACPVESCDRRFSRSDELTRHIRIHTGQKPFQCRICMRNFSRSDHLTTHIRTHTGEKPFACDICGRKFARSDERKRHTKIHLRQKDKKADKSAASAATSSLPSYPSPVATSYPSPVTTSYPSPATTSYPSPVPTSYSSPGSSTYPSPVHNGFPSPSVATTYSSVPPAFPTQVSSFPSSAVTNSFSASTGLSDMTTTFSPRTIEIC comes from the exons ATGGCGGCAGCCAAGGCCGAGATGCAGCTGATGTCCCCGCTACAGATCTCCGACCCCTTTGGCTCCTTTCCTCATTCGCCCACCATGGACAACTACCCTAAGCTGGAGGAGATGATGCTGCTGAGCAATGGGGCTCCCCAGTTCCTCGGTGCCGCCGGGGCCTCGGAGGGCAGCagcggtagcagcagcagcagcagcagcgggggcggtggaggtggagggggcggcagcagcagcagcaacagcaacagcagcagcgccTTCAACCCTCAGGGGGAGGCAAGCGAGCAGCCCTACGAGCACCTGACCGCAG AGTCCTTTCCTGACATCTCTCTGAATAACGAGAAGGTTCTAGTGGAGACGAGTTACCCCAGCCAAACCACCCGGCTGCCCCCCATCACCTACACAGGCCGCTTCTCTCTGGAGCCTGCGCCCAACAGTGGCAACACCCTGTGGCCTGAGCCCCTCTTCAGTCTGGTCAGCGGCCTCGTCAGCATGACCAACCCACCGGCCACCTCATCTTCAGCATCGTCTCCAGCGGCCTCCTCCTCAGCCTCCCAGAGCCCACCGCTGAGCTGCGCAGTGCAGTCCAACGACAGCAGCCCCATCTACTCCGCGGCACCCACCTTCCCCACACCTAACACTGACATCTTCCCTGAGCCACAAGGCCAGGCCTTTCCGGGCTCAGCAGGCCCTGCCCTTCAGTACCCACCTCCTGCCTACCCTGGTGCCAAGGGGGGCTTCCAGGTTCCCATGATCCCCGACTATCTGTTTCCACAACAGCAGGGGGACCTGGGTCTGGGCACGCCAGATCAGAAGCCCTTCCAGGGCGTGGAGAGCCGTACCCAGCAGCCTTCGCTCACTCCTCTCTCTACTATCAAGGCCTTTGCCACACAGTCGGGCTCCCAGGACCTGAAGGCCCTCAACAGCACCTACCAGTCTCAGCTCATCAAACCCAGCCGCATGCGCAAGTACCCCAACCGGCCCAGCAAGACGCCCCCCCATGAACGCCCCTACGCCTGTCCCGTGGAGTCCTGTGACCGGCGCTTCTCTCGCTCAGATGAGCTCACCCGCCACATTCGCATCCACACTGGCCAGAAACCCTTCCAGTGCCGCATCTGCATGCGCAACTTCAGCCGCAGCGACCACCTCACCACCCACATCCGCACCcacacaggggagaagccctTCGCCTGTGACATCTGTGGGAGAAAGTTTGCCAGGAGTGATGAACGCAAGAGGCATACCAAGATCCACTTGCGGCAGAAGGACAAAAAAGCAGACAAAAGCGCAGCCTCTGCTGCCACCTCCTCTCTTCCTTCGTACCCGTCCCCGGTGGCTACCTCCTACCCATCCCCAGTTACTACCTCTTACCCATCCCCAGCCACCACCTCATACCCATCGCCCGTGCCCACCTCCTACTCCTCTCCCGGCTCCTCGACCTACCCATCCCCTGTCCACAATGGTTTCCCGTCCCCGTCGGTGGCCACCACATATTCCTCCGTCCCTCCtgctttcccaacccaggtcagCAGCTTCCCCTCCTCAGCTGTCACCAACTCCTTCAGCGCCTCCACTGGGCTTTCGGACATGACAACCACCTTTTCTCCCAGGACAATTGAAATTTgctaa